In Vibrio coralliilyticus, the following are encoded in one genomic region:
- a CDS encoding Tad domain-containing protein has protein sequence MLKQHTGSVSLSFLALLIPLVVLSAATIMIGFQIQLSSRAMQAVDAASLACAFADYSDPSVNQVYLEYYQPNVKLVKSEIYSASGCELNMGYQLTGLFSSLKFAQASYSAQSGSVEQAHVNQSASVTPTEMTLVLDISSSMTGSIDTLKSILTRAIERIEQDNVQIDGRRAISISIVPFSDGVSARNADWLDDKGVFCIDGLTKESGGSVLVNETVQNLDRIHSEKAVNHRAPDEFLADCSASATLVPLTDNMSEVKTAINALTTTGGTRSYQGVIWGARQLIPRWRHEWGYNPYSLSPKQKLVLMTDGADSGYVLDDLIDAGLCDRLANEFAIELNFIGFNVQDSRLAQFQSCINAANTDGIKGQVFSATNTEKLDEYFSKILEVQYDTTLNFGQK, from the coding sequence GTGCTTAAGCAACACACAGGCTCCGTCTCCTTATCCTTCTTAGCTCTGCTGATTCCTTTGGTGGTGCTGTCTGCTGCGACCATCATGATTGGTTTTCAGATACAACTGAGCAGCCGTGCGATGCAAGCCGTAGACGCGGCTTCCTTGGCGTGTGCATTTGCCGACTACTCCGATCCTAGCGTTAATCAGGTTTATTTGGAGTATTACCAGCCCAACGTAAAACTGGTGAAAAGCGAGATATACAGTGCTTCAGGCTGCGAGCTGAACATGGGGTATCAACTGACAGGGCTATTCTCATCATTGAAATTTGCACAGGCCTCGTATTCAGCACAATCAGGTTCCGTGGAGCAAGCGCACGTCAATCAGTCGGCCAGTGTGACACCAACGGAAATGACTCTAGTGTTGGACATTTCCAGCTCCATGACAGGGTCAATCGACACATTAAAGAGCATCCTTACCCGAGCAATAGAGCGCATTGAACAAGACAATGTACAAATCGATGGAAGGCGAGCAATTAGCATCTCTATCGTGCCTTTTTCTGATGGGGTATCTGCCCGCAATGCCGATTGGTTAGATGACAAAGGCGTCTTTTGTATCGATGGGCTGACCAAAGAATCTGGCGGCTCTGTATTGGTGAATGAAACCGTTCAAAACCTAGACCGAATCCATTCCGAGAAGGCGGTTAATCATCGTGCACCGGACGAGTTTCTCGCAGATTGCAGTGCCTCTGCCACCCTTGTCCCGCTTACCGACAATATGAGCGAAGTGAAAACAGCAATTAATGCCCTGACGACGACAGGTGGCACTCGCTCGTATCAAGGGGTTATCTGGGGAGCTCGTCAACTGATTCCCAGATGGCGCCATGAATGGGGATACAACCCTTATTCGCTCTCACCTAAGCAAAAGCTGGTTCTGATGACTGACGGGGCTGACAGCGGTTATGTGTTGGATGATCTGATTGATGCTGGCCTTTGTGACCGTTTAGCCAATGAATTTGCTATTGAGCTCAATTTTATTGGTTTCAATGTCCAAGACAGCCGCCTAGCTCAGTTTCAGAGCTGCATCAACGCCGCAAATACAGACGGAATCAAGGGGCAGGTTTTCTCTGCAACCAACACCGAGAAACTCGATGAATACTTTTCAAAGATATTGGAAGTTCAGTATGACACCACGCTTAACTTCGGACAGAAATAA
- a CDS encoding FAD:protein FMN transferase, with protein sequence MSFNPPFVHRLQAMTVPCEVQLYHSEKAADIAALIESNTLRLEQKFNFYDSQSWLNQQVNQRQSSSVVLDDESYAVFEVLKRLVDGTKGVFDPTVGTVKSMMASTPQLDRNAAYEGAKAFMGVDAWSLSDKTLSIPHAETQFDLGGVIKEFAVDQAVMIAETFGVSSALVNFGGDIRALGTKPDGSPFNVAVLNPKNKHEPFFSLPLADAALTTSAHYERSFQFGDEESSHILSQRGTHPQVLSVSVLAPTTLEAGALSTALTLEPTLPVPEQVGVVFIDDQLAIHQDTEFVA encoded by the coding sequence ATGAGTTTTAATCCGCCGTTTGTTCACCGACTTCAGGCGATGACGGTTCCTTGTGAAGTTCAGTTGTATCACTCAGAGAAAGCCGCAGATATCGCGGCTTTGATTGAGTCTAATACTCTGAGATTAGAGCAGAAATTTAACTTTTATGATTCTCAATCTTGGCTCAATCAGCAAGTGAATCAACGTCAGTCATCATCTGTGGTTTTGGATGATGAAAGCTACGCTGTATTTGAAGTGTTGAAGCGTTTGGTTGACGGTACGAAAGGTGTTTTTGACCCAACGGTCGGTACTGTGAAGTCAATGATGGCCAGCACGCCTCAATTGGACAGAAATGCGGCTTATGAAGGTGCTAAAGCGTTTATGGGCGTTGATGCTTGGTCTCTATCAGATAAAACGCTCTCTATCCCTCACGCAGAGACTCAATTTGACTTGGGTGGAGTGATTAAAGAGTTTGCGGTCGATCAGGCGGTGATGATCGCAGAGACATTTGGTGTTTCTTCTGCGCTGGTGAATTTTGGTGGAGACATTCGAGCGCTTGGCACTAAGCCAGATGGTTCACCTTTCAATGTGGCGGTGCTTAATCCGAAGAATAAGCATGAGCCATTTTTTTCATTGCCACTGGCTGATGCCGCTTTGACGACATCCGCTCATTACGAGCGAAGCTTCCAATTTGGCGATGAGGAAAGCTCACACATATTGTCGCAACGTGGGACACATCCCCAAGTGCTCTCTGTCAGCGTCTTAGCTCCAACAACACTGGAAGCCGGCGCCCTCAGTACGGCATTGACATTAGAGCCGACTTTACCAGTCCCTGAACAAGTCGGCGTTGTATTTATCGATGATCAATTAGCTATTCATCAAGATACGGAGTTTGTAGCGTGA
- a CDS encoding DUF4266 domain-containing protein, whose protein sequence is MKPVVLVFALCFPALSVAAPKVDLSQLGKKTSQATETSVSGSSIEEEVISGQVYTSGSSEIGARRNVELVKPQAKDLTLNKPKAVANEKSALAFVDEALGIEPVKPWEKGTLAKKEMKPGGPVPEFDLFSEKVFSYKQGSVGGSGVGGGGCGCN, encoded by the coding sequence ATGAAGCCAGTCGTTCTTGTATTTGCTCTCTGCTTTCCGGCGCTGAGCGTTGCTGCACCCAAAGTGGATTTAAGTCAGTTAGGGAAAAAAACTTCCCAAGCTACGGAAACATCTGTCAGTGGTTCCAGCATTGAAGAAGAGGTGATTTCTGGTCAGGTCTACACCAGTGGCAGTTCTGAAATCGGTGCTCGTCGCAACGTTGAATTAGTCAAACCTCAGGCTAAGGATTTAACGCTGAATAAGCCAAAAGCCGTCGCAAATGAAAAGTCAGCACTCGCTTTTGTCGACGAAGCATTGGGTATCGAACCCGTTAAGCCGTGGGAAAAAGGCACGCTGGCTAAGAAAGAGATGAAACCCGGAGGGCCGGTGCCTGAGTTCGACTTATTTTCGGAGAAAGTCTTCTCATACAAGCAAGGTTCAGTGGGTGGCAGTGGCGTCGGTGGCGGCGGCTGTGGTTGTAACTAA
- a CDS encoding coniferyl aldehyde dehydrogenase, translating into MEGVVDLNRWQKEHIRTQQELLHLYAEVRAFYLSEPFSGYNVRIKRLKILKQALLEHKEELVEALQKDYGARSRFDSMICDILPAVSHINYTIKHLKKWMKPSRRKAGLLLSPSSITVEYQPLGVVGVIVPWNFPIVLSIAPIVTAIAAGNRVMVKLSEHTHHTNQVLSQILSRLDRHIYPIEGEADIASYFSQLPFDHLIFTGSTPVGKLVAQAAAKNLTPVTLELGGKSPVVIDNDIDLRAAVDAVLLGKSVNAGQICVAPDYVLLPQGKELLFINLYLKRYKALYIDGDKAPTVTHIINERQYDRLHAMLEDAKDHGACIYTIEDVTLDERQMLPHLITGVTENMQVMQEEIFGPLLPVIGYRHLNEALNYINVKPRPLALYLMSTDRLLQRQIIEQTHSGGVAINDTLLHVAAEDAPFGGIGESGIGHYHGFEGFQTFSKAKTVLRSPAWLPRSRLLLRFRKVAEKGLSRLFIR; encoded by the coding sequence ATGGAAGGCGTCGTAGATCTTAATCGTTGGCAAAAAGAACACATCAGAACGCAGCAAGAGTTACTTCATCTCTATGCTGAAGTCCGGGCTTTTTATTTAAGTGAGCCATTTTCTGGCTACAACGTTCGGATAAAACGGCTAAAGATCCTCAAGCAAGCTTTACTTGAACACAAGGAAGAGTTGGTTGAGGCTCTGCAAAAGGACTATGGTGCGCGTAGCCGTTTCGACAGCATGATTTGCGACATTCTACCCGCGGTCTCTCACATCAATTACACCATCAAGCATCTAAAAAAATGGATGAAACCAAGTCGACGTAAAGCGGGCTTATTGCTGTCTCCCTCTTCAATCACAGTCGAGTATCAACCACTCGGTGTGGTCGGAGTTATTGTCCCTTGGAATTTTCCAATCGTGCTGAGCATTGCACCTATCGTGACGGCGATTGCGGCGGGAAACCGAGTCATGGTTAAGTTGAGTGAGCATACCCATCATACCAATCAGGTACTCAGCCAGATCTTGTCTCGCTTAGACCGACACATTTACCCCATTGAGGGTGAAGCGGATATCGCCAGCTATTTTTCTCAACTCCCCTTTGATCACCTTATCTTTACGGGGTCGACGCCAGTCGGGAAGCTCGTCGCTCAGGCGGCGGCGAAAAACCTTACCCCTGTGACGTTGGAGCTCGGTGGTAAGTCGCCTGTCGTGATTGATAATGACATTGATCTTCGAGCAGCGGTTGATGCCGTGTTACTTGGCAAGTCAGTCAATGCCGGGCAAATTTGTGTTGCACCAGACTATGTTCTGCTGCCTCAAGGAAAAGAGCTGCTATTCATCAACCTGTATCTGAAACGTTATAAGGCGCTGTATATAGATGGCGATAAAGCACCAACGGTAACCCACATCATCAATGAACGGCAGTATGACCGTCTTCACGCGATGTTAGAGGACGCAAAAGACCATGGTGCCTGCATTTACACCATAGAGGATGTGACGTTGGATGAGCGTCAGATGCTGCCGCATTTGATTACAGGGGTTACAGAAAACATGCAGGTGATGCAGGAAGAGATATTCGGTCCACTGCTACCCGTGATTGGCTATCGCCATCTGAATGAGGCGCTCAATTACATTAACGTTAAACCAAGACCGCTGGCTTTGTATCTGATGTCGACAGATCGCCTCCTTCAGCGGCAAATTATCGAGCAGACCCACAGCGGCGGTGTTGCGATTAACGATACTCTGTTACATGTGGCGGCGGAAGATGCACCGTTTGGCGGGATAGGGGAATCTGGTATTGGTCACTACCATGGCTTCGAAGGTTTTCAAACATTTTCTAAAGCGAAAACGGTTTTGCGTTCACCTGCTTGGTTGCCGAGAAGTCGCCTTCTGCTGCGTTTCAGGAAAGTGGCTGAGAAAGGCTTGAGTCGCTTATTTATCCGCTAG
- a CDS encoding DUF3570 domain-containing protein, protein MKKLPLTLLSAAAVANSALAEDHISVHYLNYEEYDDKVEAGDSVVSIEKSFGLDWTINLELGYDTVSGASPSWGPTTPIGSAADAVNRATKTQQAQNMTDQVIRAGYDPHSSGYKIQKYELEDTRKSINGSATYRDELRNEWTFGANFSKEEDYRSIGLNGKGLIYADAQKNRSYSLGFSTLFDETMTFGKYQTSTNPQSWEDIFTGNVEAGLSQTFSPNYYMVFTGYAGYRSGYLSNHYLTVLREVDIDGDGSIGTDEVFLGQDSRPDTRLSGGVNIQAFWSMSENLVVRPRYKWFQDDWGVASHQLGGKLSWTVNNWLTLAPGYFWYTQSSADFYRDPNGSDPTFASSGYATSDLRLGDFTANAYELGASFKVHKKLRFNLLGAYYEQSNGFEAQWWAVGATYEF, encoded by the coding sequence ATGAAAAAACTACCTTTAACGCTGCTGAGCGCAGCGGCAGTGGCGAATAGTGCGCTAGCAGAAGACCATATCTCTGTTCACTATCTAAATTACGAAGAGTACGACGATAAAGTGGAAGCAGGCGACAGCGTTGTTTCTATCGAAAAGAGTTTTGGTCTCGATTGGACCATCAATCTTGAATTGGGCTACGACACGGTTTCTGGTGCGTCACCGTCTTGGGGGCCAACTACGCCAATTGGCAGTGCAGCGGATGCGGTCAACCGTGCGACGAAAACTCAACAGGCTCAAAATATGACGGATCAGGTGATCCGTGCTGGCTACGATCCCCACAGCAGTGGCTACAAAATTCAGAAATATGAGCTGGAAGATACCCGTAAATCGATCAATGGCAGCGCGACTTACCGAGACGAGTTGCGTAACGAGTGGACTTTCGGCGCTAACTTTTCCAAAGAAGAGGATTACCGCAGTATTGGCTTAAATGGTAAAGGGCTAATTTACGCCGACGCACAGAAAAACCGCTCATACAGTTTAGGGTTTTCTACCCTGTTTGATGAAACGATGACGTTTGGCAAATATCAAACTTCGACCAATCCACAATCTTGGGAAGACATCTTTACAGGGAATGTTGAGGCTGGGCTTTCACAAACCTTCTCGCCAAATTACTACATGGTCTTCACCGGCTATGCGGGTTATCGTTCTGGCTATCTTAGCAATCACTATTTGACGGTGTTGCGTGAGGTGGATATTGATGGCGATGGTTCGATCGGTACTGACGAAGTCTTTCTTGGTCAGGACTCACGCCCGGATACTCGTTTGTCAGGTGGCGTGAATATTCAGGCGTTCTGGTCAATGTCCGAAAATCTAGTGGTTCGTCCTCGTTACAAATGGTTTCAGGATGACTGGGGAGTGGCCTCTCATCAGCTTGGAGGTAAACTTTCTTGGACGGTCAATAACTGGTTAACTTTAGCGCCGGGTTATTTTTGGTATACCCAAAGTTCAGCTGATTTCTACCGTGACCCTAATGGCAGCGATCCTACGTTTGCTTCATCGGGCTATGCGACCTCTGATTTACGTCTTGGTGATTTTACGGCCAATGCCTATGAATTAGGCGCAAGCTTTAAAGTACACAAGAAACTGCGCTTCAATCTGCTTGGTGCTTATTACGAGCAGTCCAATGGTTTTGAAGCGCAGTGGTGGGCAGTAGGGGCAACCTATGAGTTTTAA
- the dsbD gene encoding protein-disulfide reductase DsbD produces the protein MRIFILPLLLFISAFTSAQEPDFLPVEEAFPYQWSVSEQGVQIHFATQPEYYLYKGRFKFSADSGVELTDPQFSSPGKQKQDKYFGEVVVFDKPVTVLVPYDGEGQLKVRYQGCSEKGLCYLPQTIKLDLPANTLNDSSSSIWDKVGGLAEDTAGLSELLGSASKTQALLIFFLLGLGLSLTPCVLPMVPILSSIIGGDAKMTGRKGLVLSTSYVLGMASSYALTGILVTTLAKGVNLQAAMQQPWLLSIFAVVFVLLALAMFGFYELQLPASIQQKLNASSDKLGGGKVASVLVMGAVSALVVSPCVSAPLAGALLYVSTTQDWVLGGVTLFVMALGMGVPLILIGMSGGKLLPQSGPWMIVVKQLFGVLLLAVAIVLLSRFIPSWLTMLLWAVLAIGSGIHFGALDSAQPGWARTHKLAAFMSLFYGLILFVGMLTGSNDPLKPLNVAQVSSDKLSTVLPFEKVSSVEVLDQQLVLAKQQGKPVLIDLYADWCVSCKVIEKEVFGHESVQKQFADWNTIKFDVTESTPEQMAWLAERNVFGPPAVFFFDTKGAEIAQQRIVGATGLEHFQSVMTQLQ, from the coding sequence ATCAGAATTTTCATCCTGCCATTACTACTGTTTATCTCTGCCTTTACGTCTGCGCAGGAGCCTGACTTTTTGCCCGTCGAAGAGGCATTTCCTTATCAATGGTCGGTCAGTGAACAAGGTGTGCAGATCCATTTCGCGACTCAGCCTGAATATTATCTCTATAAAGGCCGATTTAAGTTTTCAGCAGATAGCGGCGTTGAATTGACTGACCCTCAATTTTCTTCACCGGGAAAACAGAAACAAGACAAGTACTTTGGCGAAGTCGTCGTTTTCGATAAGCCAGTAACTGTGCTGGTACCTTATGATGGCGAAGGTCAACTGAAGGTTCGTTATCAAGGCTGCTCAGAAAAAGGTCTGTGCTACTTACCTCAGACGATCAAACTCGACTTGCCCGCCAATACACTTAATGACAGCAGCTCCTCAATTTGGGATAAAGTTGGCGGTTTGGCGGAAGACACGGCGGGCCTGTCTGAGCTCTTAGGCAGTGCGTCCAAAACTCAGGCTCTCCTCATCTTTTTCCTACTTGGGTTAGGGCTGTCACTGACACCCTGTGTGTTGCCTATGGTGCCTATTTTGTCGAGCATCATTGGTGGTGACGCAAAAATGACAGGCCGGAAAGGTCTAGTTTTGTCGACGTCCTATGTATTGGGTATGGCTTCCAGTTATGCGCTAACGGGGATCTTAGTCACAACCCTGGCTAAAGGCGTTAACCTGCAAGCGGCGATGCAGCAGCCTTGGCTGCTATCGATATTTGCGGTGGTGTTTGTCTTGCTTGCTTTAGCGATGTTTGGCTTCTACGAGCTGCAATTGCCGGCATCTATTCAACAGAAACTAAATGCAAGCTCAGACAAACTGGGCGGCGGTAAAGTGGCGAGTGTGTTGGTGATGGGCGCTGTGTCGGCGTTGGTGGTGTCACCTTGTGTGAGTGCGCCATTGGCTGGGGCGTTACTCTATGTTTCCACCACGCAAGATTGGGTCTTGGGCGGCGTCACTCTGTTTGTGATGGCTCTGGGTATGGGTGTGCCACTGATTCTGATTGGTATGAGTGGCGGTAAATTGCTCCCCCAAAGCGGCCCTTGGATGATTGTTGTGAAACAACTGTTCGGTGTGTTGCTGCTGGCGGTCGCGATTGTGTTGTTGAGCCGTTTTATTCCAAGTTGGCTGACGATGCTCTTGTGGGCGGTACTTGCCATTGGAAGCGGTATTCATTTTGGCGCGCTGGATTCAGCGCAACCAGGTTGGGCGAGGACCCATAAACTGGCCGCATTTATGTCTTTGTTCTACGGATTGATCTTATTTGTCGGCATGTTGACAGGCTCAAACGATCCTCTTAAGCCACTTAATGTTGCGCAGGTTTCATCAGACAAACTATCCACAGTTTTACCATTTGAGAAAGTCAGCTCTGTTGAAGTCTTGGATCAACAATTAGTACTCGCGAAGCAGCAAGGTAAACCGGTACTGATTGACCTTTATGCCGACTGGTGTGTCTCGTGTAAGGTCATTGAGAAAGAAGTGTTTGGTCATGAATCTGTACAAAAGCAGTTTGCTGACTGGAATACGATTAAGTTTGATGTCACAGAGAGTACCCCTGAGCAGATGGCGTGGCTGGCAGAGCGCAATGTGTTTGGTCCACCGGCGGTATTTTTCTTTGATACCAAAGGAGCGGAAATTGCTCAGCAGAGAATTGTTGGGGCCACAGGGCTTGAGCATTTTCAATCTGTGATGACCCAATTGCAGTAA
- a CDS encoding TadE/TadG family type IV pilus assembly protein, translating to MVMKRHSGSQTIEFAMVIVPLMIVLLAAFEFARLMWVTMIFESAVNAAVRDVRTLPPSTTLDSQIRDRIASFPLLDLEKIDIDPPRYSDSVQSLALGRTTTSLTAVMAEYHIRYRFTFLLVPALSETFPSVASLSRTVLVSHDA from the coding sequence ATGGTGATGAAGCGTCATTCTGGGAGCCAGACGATAGAGTTTGCAATGGTAATTGTTCCCCTGATGATTGTGCTACTGGCGGCATTTGAATTTGCTCGCCTGATGTGGGTCACCATGATCTTTGAATCTGCCGTCAATGCTGCGGTTAGGGATGTAAGAACACTGCCACCTTCCACGACTTTGGACAGTCAAATCCGCGATCGCATCGCCTCGTTTCCATTGCTCGATCTAGAGAAGATCGACATTGACCCTCCACGTTATAGCGATAGCGTTCAGTCTTTAGCATTGGGGAGAACGACCACGTCTCTAACTGCGGTGATGGCCGAGTACCACATTCGATATCGCTTTACCTTTTTATTGGTGCCAGCCCTGTCTGAAACGTTTCCTTCAGTGGCGTCTTTAAGCCGAACCGTATTGGTGAGTCATGATGCGTAG
- a CDS encoding tetratricopeptide repeat protein — MIKPFISACFCLLVLGCQSTDNQVEQSDFQLAETALTNGHADNALNIYKQKLEMTPDDPQLLFLAGSASNQAARYDEALHYLKKGSALKPSPQFDRELGRAHLALGNVRLATESLRRAVEGNEKDEVALNSLGVSYSLQKNYTDARDAFQQAINIRPDSLEYRNNLALSWMLDGQPGQSIRILYPIYQRGEATTKLRLNLALSYALQGEVDAARTIAMGDLTKAELENNLAYYQHLAELGASAW, encoded by the coding sequence ATGATTAAACCATTCATTTCTGCCTGTTTTTGTCTATTGGTTCTTGGTTGCCAGTCTACGGACAATCAGGTTGAGCAATCCGATTTTCAACTAGCTGAAACCGCACTGACAAACGGTCATGCGGATAATGCGCTTAACATCTATAAGCAGAAACTGGAGATGACTCCAGATGATCCCCAGCTTTTGTTTCTGGCGGGCAGTGCCAGTAATCAAGCCGCTCGTTACGATGAAGCGCTGCATTATCTCAAAAAGGGCAGTGCACTTAAGCCCTCCCCACAGTTTGATCGTGAATTAGGTCGCGCGCACTTAGCATTAGGAAATGTTCGTTTAGCGACGGAATCACTGCGCAGAGCGGTGGAAGGAAACGAGAAAGACGAAGTGGCGCTAAACAGTCTTGGTGTGAGTTACTCACTGCAAAAAAACTATACGGATGCTCGTGATGCATTTCAGCAGGCGATTAACATTAGGCCGGACAGTTTAGAGTACCGAAACAACCTCGCGTTGAGCTGGATGCTAGATGGTCAGCCAGGTCAAAGTATTCGGATTCTTTACCCAATTTACCAACGCGGAGAAGCGACAACTAAGCTGCGGCTTAATCTAGCATTATCTTATGCGTTGCAAGGTGAGGTCGATGCTGCACGAACGATCGCGATGGGCGATCTGACCAAAGCGGAGTTAGAGAACAACTTAGCGTATTACCAGCATCTTGCTGAGCTGGGAGCTAGCGCATGGTGA
- the tadF gene encoding tight adherence pilus pseudopilin TadF, translating to MMRSVSKQNGATVIEFPFVVLGILTIVLGLFAVYKLLYLQSRVDSTAYSMASAAARALVPQGSAKAYDDASANQLLSVAQRSLPSGFEAERIGLVLEIRTVTAGLTELVTQKAGSDCEVEQTIDALSTLAPVSRSSIASLSGKTASLYQVTLCVSEPLESDSAIFNWLPLPLPTSMRSQAAMIGRRYSA from the coding sequence ATGATGCGTAGTGTGTCAAAGCAAAATGGCGCAACCGTGATCGAGTTTCCGTTTGTTGTGCTCGGAATTCTAACCATCGTTTTGGGGCTGTTCGCAGTGTACAAGCTGCTCTACCTTCAAAGTCGTGTCGATAGTACGGCGTATTCGATGGCGAGTGCTGCTGCTAGAGCGTTAGTGCCACAAGGTAGCGCCAAAGCCTATGACGATGCGAGCGCTAATCAACTGTTGAGTGTTGCACAGCGTTCTTTACCCTCAGGCTTTGAAGCAGAACGTATCGGACTGGTGCTTGAAATTCGAACTGTGACTGCTGGACTCACAGAGCTCGTCACCCAAAAAGCAGGCAGTGACTGCGAGGTAGAACAAACGATAGATGCTCTTTCTACACTCGCCCCAGTCAGCCGAAGTTCGATCGCCTCGTTAAGTGGTAAAACTGCGAGCCTGTATCAGGTAACGCTATGTGTCTCCGAGCCGTTGGAGTCGGATAGTGCCATTTTCAATTGGCTGCCGTTACCGCTTCCAACATCCATGCGCAGCCAAGCTGCCATGATAGGGAGGCGCTACAGTGCTTAA
- a CDS encoding TlpA family protein disulfide reductase, with product MIKQLVVLFALCASFSASAFKEGDTITDSASTGLKLDQSQLTIVDFFAEWCVSCRHELPLVNQLYRELEGTGVTVVGVDVDEEVEVGLEFQKSLGLTFPVVNDPKQQLIAEFKPIGMPALYYIYQGQVLKVRFGAINDIRNVILTDLADMGVQL from the coding sequence ATGATTAAACAATTGGTTGTGCTATTCGCCTTATGTGCTTCCTTCTCAGCATCTGCGTTTAAAGAAGGAGACACCATCACAGATTCAGCGTCAACGGGACTCAAGCTGGATCAAAGCCAGCTAACGATAGTGGATTTCTTTGCGGAGTGGTGTGTTTCATGTCGCCATGAACTGCCTTTGGTTAATCAGCTCTACCGTGAGCTGGAAGGGACAGGCGTGACGGTTGTCGGCGTGGATGTCGATGAAGAGGTCGAAGTTGGCCTTGAGTTTCAAAAATCGTTAGGTTTGACCTTTCCTGTCGTCAACGATCCAAAGCAACAGTTGATCGCCGAGTTCAAGCCGATTGGTATGCCAGCGCTCTATTACATCTATCAGGGCCAAGTACTCAAAGTTCGGTTTGGCGCCATCAACGATATCCGTAACGTTATTCTCACTGATCTGGCTGATATGGGAGTGCAGCTATGA